The following proteins are co-located in the Pirellulales bacterium genome:
- a CDS encoding GlsB/YeaQ/YmgE family stress response membrane protein, giving the protein MNGFDAAQGIVLNDSAQQVVNDVLTWIGFGTLIGLLAKGIMPGRDPGGAIATVLMGIGGTVMGCGVMSFFNNGQRIVPVSPLGMIVGTVGTLIILFFYKLLGGYYFIEGEYVTRTHRRRSGYARRRRYDSAVYED; this is encoded by the coding sequence ATGAACGGATTCGACGCCGCCCAGGGAATCGTCCTCAACGACTCGGCCCAGCAGGTGGTCAACGACGTGCTGACCTGGATCGGATTCGGCACGCTGATCGGCCTGTTGGCCAAGGGGATCATGCCGGGGCGCGATCCCGGCGGGGCGATCGCCACGGTGCTCATGGGGATCGGCGGCACCGTCATGGGGTGCGGCGTCATGAGCTTCTTCAACAACGGGCAGCGAATCGTCCCGGTGAGCCCCTTGGGGATGATCGTCGGCACGGTCGGCACGCTGATCATCCTGTTTTTCTACAAGCTGCTGGGAGGGTACTACTTCATCGAAGGGGAGTACGTAACCCGCACCCACCGCCGCCGCTCGGGCTACGCCCGCCGCCGCCGCTACGACTCGGCGGTGTATGAGGATTAA